In Paramormyrops kingsleyae isolate MSU_618 chromosome 18, PKINGS_0.4, whole genome shotgun sequence, the DNA window agctcAGTGACACTATAACCTTCTTCCTGACGTCACTGACAAGTGGATTTACCCAGGGTCTATGCAGTCCTGAATATCTGCTACCCAAGAATGCTTCTGAAGTGAGTCGATGGTCTCCAGGATGTACTCCTCACCATTCTCCACCTTTTGtccccaaaacaaaaacaaaaaaagcaattaGTCATGCTGCTATCTGCCTGGAGCACAGGCGTACTGTAACTGAGGAGTGTCAGTGCACCAAAGAGCCACTGGGCTGCGCTGTAGCTGCTGCTGAATCTGGATCAGACTGGCCTCCAACAATCATTTATCAATAGTGGTCTACTTTGCAAAAATGTGGTGTAATTATCTAAGAAATTCCAGAAAGCCAAAGCACTAACTAATCAGGGGAATGCAAAATGCACATAAAGGACATTAAAACACTGAGATTAGATGAAATGAAGAGCCGCCCGGCGTCTGGGGAGACGACGGTGCAAGTCGGAACAAGTACAGCTACCGACATCCTATTATAACTGCATCGTTATAGGATTTCTCTCTACTTTCCTCTCATTGCCTCCGGTTTAGCCGGATGTCTTGCTTATCGTTACTAAGGAGGCAGAGACGTCTCCGTAAATTCATATCCATGAGAATCGCTTCCCAAAATAAAAGGTGCTGTCAGGAGACCAAGCCAGgaaaaggaagaggaagaggaagaggaagaggaagaagaagaagaagaagagaaaagaaaagaaatcaaCAGAGAAGACAGCAGGAACAGTGCATCCTCCCAGACAGGTCAGTCACTCTCAGACAGGTCAGTCACTCCCAGACAGGTCAGTCACTCTCAGACAGGTCAGTCACTCCCAGACAGGTCAGTCACTCTCAGACAGGTCAGTCACTCCCAGACAGATCAGTCACTCTCAGACAGGTCAGTCACTCCCAGAAGGCCATGAATGTCACGCCGGGGCTCAGCTAGACACCATTAATGCGTTTGGACAGGCCTGACATAGACGCAGAACCTGCAGGCCTGACACAGACGCAGAACCTGCAGGCCTGACACAGACGCAGAGCCTAGATTATTCCAAAATTCCACCACTGTAATGTCCGTCCTGTCATGAATGTTGCACTGTGGGTCATCACTCTGTATTGTAGTTGGCTGAGATACCTATTTTACTTGACATGACTTGATGATGTACATGCATCTGTGGTGAACACACACATTCTACACAGTTGCAGTGTTGGCTGGCATGCGATGCAGCTGGGATCATGCAGAGGGGAAGGGAGGCTGTACCTTGAGGACGAAGGTGTTGTCCTTTTCTGGCATCTCCAGAGGCATGGTGGTCCTCACCTCCACGATAGCGGAGAGGGGTACGCTCACTTTGGGCTTTGAGGACTGAGGGGGAGGGACAAACACTGAGAGAACGGCTATGATGTCATCACTACCTGCACTCACTTGACCGCCGTACGAGGCGACACCTCAGCTGCCTTTTGTGCCTCGAGCGCGACTCACTCTCATCGTGACACAATTATCCCCCTGCAGCAACTGCTTCACAATAAAGTGGGAATCCTGCAGCCTAAAGTAGGGAAATTACTGAGCAAGGAGAAAAGCGGAGCTCCAAAGCTGGCGGAGCAAAGACGAAGCCGACCATGGCGGAATGAGCTCGAACACACACACGACAGAGACCAGCATGAGCAGGTACACACACGACAGAGACCAGCATGAGCACGTACACACACGACAGAGACCAGCATGGGCAGGTACACACACGACAGAGACCAGCATGAGCAGGTACACACACGACAGAGACCAGCATGGGCAGGTACACACACGACAGAGACCAGCATGAGCACGTACACACACGACAGAGACCAGCATGGGCAGGTACACACACGACAGAGACCAGCATGGGCAGGTACACACACGACAGAGACCAGCATGGGCAGGTACACACACGACAGAGACCAGCATGGGCAGGTACACACACGACAGAGACCAGCATGGGCAGGTACACACACGACAGAGACCAGCATGGGCAGGTACACACACGACAGAGACCAGCATGGGCAGGTACACACACGACAGAGACCAGCATGAGCAGGTACACACACGACAGAGACCAGCATGGGCAGGTACACACACGACAGAGACCAGCATGGGCAGGTACACACACGACAGAGACCAGCATGAGCACGTACACACACGACAGAGACCAGCATGGGCAGGTACACACACGACAGAGACCAGCATGGGCAGGTACACACACGACAGAGACCAGCATGAGCAGGTACACACACGACAGAGACCAGCATGGGCAGGTACACACACGACAGAGACCAGCATGGGCAGGTACACACACGACAGAGACCAGCATGAGCACGTACACACACGACAGAGACCAGCATGGGCAGGTACACACACGACAGAGACCAGCATGGGCAGGTACACACACGACAGAGACCAGCATGGGCAGGTACACACACGACAGAGACCAGCATGGGCAGGTACACACACGACAGAGACCAGCATGGGCAGGTACACACACGACAGAGACCAGCATGAGCACGTACACACACGACAGAGACCAGCATGAGCAGGTACACACACGACAGAGACCAGCATGGGCAGGTACACACACGACAGAGACCAGCATGGGCAGGTACACACACGACAGAGACCAGCATGAGCAGGTACACACACGACAGAGACCAGCATGAGCAGGTACACACACGACAGAGACCAGCATGAGCAGGTACACACACGACAGAGACCAGCATGAGCAGGTACACACACGACAGAGACCAGCAtgggcacatatacacacgaCAGAGACCAGCATGAGCACATATACACACGACAGAGACCAGCATGAGCACGTACACACACGACAGAGACCAGCATGAGCAGGTACACACACGACAGAGACCAGCATGAGCAGGTACACACACGACAGAGACCAGCATGAGCAGGTACACACACGACAGAGACCAGCATGAGCACGTACACACACGACAGAGACCAGCATGAGCACGTACACACACGACAGAGACCAGCATGAGCATGTACACACACGACAGAGACACCGATTAGGAGACGACCCGGGCCCACAGGTGAGCAGAACATCCCAAATCCGGCACAAGCATCTCCAGGCCTCAGGAGCCGGCAAATTTGATGGATTTTGCTCGTTATGGACTAGCCCTCACAAGCATTGCTGGAATTACCAATAACGTGATCATTTAATGACATTCCGATCTTAAACCAACGTCCCGGCAATGTATGTGTGCTATCTAATAAGAGAACTGAAGTAATGCAAAAGTTACTTTTCTTAGTAagtaattacttttatatgctgTAATTCATAAAGTAAATGAGTTACTTTTGAAGAAAGTAACTAGTAACTGTAACTAAGTACTAATTTTCAGTATTAGCACAAAATTGTTCGCTATACGTTGGCTTTGCTACATGTATGCTAGACTGAAACTTATTTACTGAGGGACTGATATCGTTCTTCACATTTGTTATTCTGTTAGCTAACAAATACTTTTAGATGTTAAGAATATGGTTCTGTTTGTCCTAACAAAATATTTCTAAGAGTAAATGTTCATTCTTAGGTATTTACCTCTTACTTACTCTTTTGtcatcaaataaaataatgaacacTCATGTTATTGTGGGAAGATACATCTACAGCAGGGTTTCCCCAGTTCCGGTCCTGGAAGACTAGTCTGCGACACGGTTTGCAgattccctgctcaaacacacctactaaccCTGGCAATTGGTtggtgagctgaataaggtgtttcagcagggaaatctgcaaactgtgacacagactggccctccaggaccggaactggggaaccctggtCTACATCCTTATCTTTGCCATGGGTTTAGTTTAAACTGAATGTAGAGTACAGCTTTAACTAActccttcagtttttttttcacttgAATCTGACAGTTAATTCAGCCGATGGGTCAATAACAGCTCAGTAATTAATCTCCCGGATCGGAATGGAGAAGCTGTGGCCCACAAGACCCAGGGCTGGATAGAGGAGCCAAACATCTGCAGCTATGGGCGTTACTGTCCTGCTTGAAGAAGAAACGTGAGTCTTATGGGCAGTTTGGTCTCCATTAGCTCCAACATTTTACGACGATCTCTATGTTTTActcagccagttgaccttgagGTTTCTGCAGCTGTACAGACCTGGGGTTCCGAAACGCGTCACCCCATACGAGTGCGTGCCGTTGGCCCAGTCGTGTCAGCAATACGAGGCATAGCACAATGGGGGGGTGTCAACAGAGGGCCCCAGGCTCTTTGTCACATTAGCACCTCTGAGTGACTTGATATGATAATTGAGTAAATGGCTTGGAGAAGCGAAGCGATGAATGAAGACAACAATAAACAGCAAAGCTACATGACCGCTAAAATGTACGAAAAAAAGAATACAAAGATTTAGACTTTGCAGGTTCCACAGTTCGCTGTTTTCCTACAGCGATAGCTCCTCAGGGATGAGATGCTGTGCGTATTTTTAATACAAACCAAAACTCAATTTTCAAATAATAGATAACTATACAGCAATTTCACGCATATGATACCGTTTTTAGCCGCAAGAGCtaacagcacaaatgcagcATTTGCGCCTAAGCAGCACATTCCGTGTCCAATGGCTACTTAATAAGGcccatattaatattaaattatttattaagaAGCATGTGACACAGCGTGTGTCATCCTGAGCTCACAGTGAGGTAAATCCTCAGCCTTTTCATGTCTATTTATTTTAGCGGCAACCGTTCCGCCCCAAAAGGGGTGGAGGGGTTGGAGGAGATGCGATGGTAACAATCCTTCATTCCTCTGCCTCCTTCCACCGCACTGCGGCGTGTAAAATGGAGGAATCCAGCTGCAGGGACTTCAGGCCGGCAGGCTTGCATCGTTTCCGTTCGGTATTGGTTACAGCTGAGCTGAGGCAGAAATATAACAAAGAAAGAGGCAGCCCAGGTCCGGGGGCAGACATGGGTCGGCTGGTCGACCATGACAAAATAATTATGAATGCATACGGATGCATGCCTCAATTTGTGCTGGACTGTCCTCATAATGTGAGGATCGAAGATATCTATCAAGAGAAACTCAAGGAGAAGACAATAAAGCCACATGGCTCCATGGACACCTaaaccaccaccccaccccccccccaagatggTACAGCCCTAGGTTTTGACATGAAAACAATCATGCAGTGCATAAAGTGGTACACTCCGCCCTGGAGACATGCCGGGGTCAGCAGGGAGAGCAGAGCTTCAGAAGGATTCCGTTACCAGGACACTGCAGAATGTCTTGAATCACAAAGAGGGCAGCGCTGAATGGGACACGTGAAGAATGGGGCGTGTGCCAGACGTGCTATGAACATCATCTACATATTTAAaacttggcaaaaaaaaaaaactgttcatGCGAATGGcgcttttgagaaagcaggatgtGTTCAGTGAGGTGAGACGAGGCGACCGGCCATGTCGGGCGATGCTGACACCATGCCATCCCTATGCTGAGACCCTCTTACTAGAATCTTCTCTGTTGAGAATTCAAAACAAAATGGGAGAAAGTCTGTGCAAATCCTATGTGCTCTCTCCTAAAGGGCAGTATAAAGAACCCCGTCACAGagcaaacatgcagacacacacacacagatgcacacacagaaGGTCACCAGGGACACCGCCATGTTAATAGTATTTCCAAATGCTGCGGAGCTCAGGTGTCTGCTGGATCATGAGGTGATTCTAGCCTGGGGGTGggcctgaggggggggggggggtggctttgcACTGGACGAGTCTGTGAGCTCAGGACTCCTTCCAGCTGGATGAGAAGAAGTCGCATGGCGAGACCGCTTGCATATGGCCCTATCCGTTGGAAAGCATATTCCTGTCCCCCCGGCACTGCCGCGCGAACTGAGTGACCTTGGCGTGTTCTGCTAGTTGTCCTGACACACGGGGAAGCATGAAGCCCCCCCAACCACATCCCACCGCAGATATCGCACACATTCACCAACTCAAGGCAGATTTAgacggccaccagggggcgctatgGAGCAAAGCATCAGAACCCACCTTGGGTGGAACGTAGAACTCCAGCAGGAAGCGTTCACCCTCAGTGCGGGGCCCCGTCTTCCTCAGAAGCAGTCGGCACTTCTGCCACTGCGAGCTGCCCATGCAGTTGGTGTCGTCGGCCACCATGTAGCGTAGGGCGCCCTCCCTCTGGATCTCCAGCTGCTCAGCCTTGTGCCCCTGCGAGGCCTTGGAGAAACGCAGGCGCTGGCTCCACTTGTCCCCCGTGGCATCGCCGTTGGCCCTGCGGCCGCCGTCGGGCTCTGGCGACGAACGCCTATGCCAGATCTCCTTGACTCCGTCCACCACACAGAGGCTCATGTTCCGCAGGGAAAAGCCCTTTTTGAAGCGGGCCTTGGGATGGCCTGCTGACACGTCCTCGGAGCTGCGTGACTGGCCCAGGGCCGACACCTTGTGCGCCAGGGGCTGCGAGCGGGGACTGCGGCTACCCGGGCCACTGTCCATGCTGTCCAGGGACTCACTGGAGGCGCCGGCGTCCCGCCGCAGGTAGAAGTCCTGGCCGTAGGGCAGCGGGCAGCTCTGGAGGCCGGCAAAGGGCACGATGCTGTAGCGGGGCCCCCCCGGGGAGCCAGGCGTGCGGGGCCGGCTCAGCTCAGCTGAGAAGCACTCCAGGAAGTGCTGGGCAAAGTGCTGGGAGAAGGTCGTGTCGGCGCCCGGCGAGTCGTAGCTGGGGTTCTCGCCGACGAAGCGGCGGAACTTGTCGGCGAAGTCGGAGGCGGAGGCTCGAGCATGAAGCTCACAGAACTCCTTCCAGTCAGGTAGCGGGCAGGAGGAGAGGTCCGGGCTACTGGGGCGGGCGTCGCCATTCATGACTGCGCCATTCCTCCGAGGGGTGGGGGGCCTGCGAAGGGGCGACAAGAGAGCTGCAGTCACTGTCCTCTTTCCGGAAGGAAGTTACACGGCACTTACTTGGCATTTATGTTCTTACTTGCCATAAACGATCATTGGAAACGCACCCTGATCTGTCGCCGAGCGCACGGCGCGCCTGTGAAAGCATGTCAAATCGTCCTGCCCTGTTCTCCCGACAGGGTGAACGTCTCGTCCCGACTCGAGCTGTCCAAGCCTCTGAGGTCTCTCCCAACCGCAGAAGAGCGGCGAATTGTGCAGTTGGTGGTATGCAGAAGTTAGTACgggcccccgccccccatgtgGGCAACTAAGAGTGGATGTTAGAGGCACGATTCCAGGCGACGGTGTGCCGCTGTGCCACCCTGCCAACACCAGGGGCCTGGCAGTGCAGCTGAGCGCCAACAGCATGCCCTGGGATGCACCTGCTGTACACGCTCTTCAGGCTCCAGACAGACAGGCCTGGAAAGTGGGCCAAAAAGCTGGGGGAGAAAGAGGTGGAGGCCAGGACAGGAGAGAGTAGTGCTGCAATAATCCAGGCACTTAGGACGGCAGCCCATCTAGTCTAAGACACATTCAAAGCAAAAACTGCCACTTTCTTAGATATTATTAGGTAAAGAAGCTGATTCCGGCTGCCACAAGCCGACCAGTGCGACAGATCAGATATCTGGAGATCAGAGACTGTTATCAGTGCCAGTGCAGAGCTGggctgtggagggggggggcatgatttGCATGGTTGAAGATCCTCCAATAAATATTAAAGAGGCGCGATTATACTTcacaggggggggggacgcaCAATCAGGCCGGGCGGCTGCCCATTAAGCCATAAGTTAATGACAAGCGTGAGACTCCTTTGCTTTGATCCTGAACAGAGAGAGATTCACAGTTAATTGATATTTAACGGCCGCCCCGGACCACAGAGTACAACAGATGTGAAACCAACAATGTTAGATAGACAATGTATCACGGCAACCTGGAGACTCCGCTGGAATGGCAAGCGGAGAACGCAGCGTGAAGTTCCCATGAAAAGTCAGAAACTTTAGTAAAGTCCCTGAGGAATTAAGCACAGCCTTCGCAGCTACAGTGTGTATAAGGCTCCATAAACTGCCCGATTCCATCCATGCCGACTGACTCCTGCTCTCTTGCCTTTTGGGTATTTTTTTACGATCTTTCAACTGCTCAAAAGTTTTTAAAGCACTGATATTTCATCACTCGATAGTATGACACTTTCAGTCACACTTGTACGGTGAGAATGCTACACTTTTAGCACCTTATGAAATTCACCATATTAGTTGTCTCATGTTCTTTGCACTCTCTGCTGTAAATATACACCGTGACTTTGCACCTTAAAATACAGTATTAAGAACGTCCCCACATGCAGCTGTACTTCATTTCTGACGCATCACATTCGTAAAGAAATGGAGATTGAACTggaaatttggggggggggtatgaacCGGCAGGTGAGGGGGCCAGCAGAAAAGCCTGGAGCTTTTAGCCTGCCTAGAATCACTGTTCAGTGAAACTGACTGGACCCCCATCTCCACAAATAtccatgtacagtatataaaaggTACACAGACGGCAAATTTGTAAGCATCCACACAGGCGTCTCCACGACCCCCCCAGGAGTCACATCATCGCACCCTATAGTCTCTCGGGACGATTAAACACCCCAAAAAGACCCAGGATACTATATGAAcatctgcacattttaaaattcattatACAGCATTTTATGAAAAGAAAACTGGCTCTAGTGATATTTATTGTTGCCTCCAGCATGGAGCTTTCAAAGGTTCAGATTtcaatgagaagcagagaaTGTGTCAGACTCTGCTTCCGAACACAGCTTCAGCTAAACAGAGGGGCTATGCAGCTCCTCCTTACCCTGTTTAACAGAAATAAACCGCCACAGTACATGCTATCAGATTTTAAACGCAGATATTAAATAGCACAATATAAACCTTTACtggataaaataaaacttttatgACCTTTTCCACGCTCTCTCTTTCACAGCGTCGTACTGCAGCTGGACGGATTTAGTCTGTTACATCTTCATTTTTAATACAGATTACATTAATGATTAATCACAACTCAATCACTACTGTTCTATAGAAGGAGAGCAAACCTTTTCAactatattcatatttttatattaagatTATAGGgaaatatcattaaaaatggCGTTAAAATTACAATATCTTTTGCCCGTACATGGGAACCTCTTCAGTTCTGTGATGTCCTACCCATTTACCATCACTCTGTTATTTATAGTTCATGTATATATTGCTGAAATGAATGTCTCCCCTCAGAGAACGCCCTCCAGGCAGACATCAGGGCTATGAAACTCGGTGCTGTGAGTCCACTCCATGTCTAAGCGTCCTCTGGAGACACTGGATGACGCTGCCATATTCGAAATcaggcccctgtgccagaaaCTGAAATGTGAAAAATGGAATGAAGGCCATTTGGTGCAGATTCCCACCTACTCCCTAGATGAGAACCAGTAAAAGATCTCAGTTTTGGGTACAAAATTACAATGGCCATCCCAGGAGAGCCAGGAGAATTGCCCTCCAGGTCCAGTGGCCTCCTGCAGGCACCGGTGGAAACATTTTTAGATAATTGGTGCAATTCAGCCACAGTGAGAAGAAGCTCGAGGGGGAGGAGCCAGCAGCCCTTGTCCGGCACTAACTCACAGAACTCAGCATCTTTGCTGACATCCTGGACTCTTCTGACTTCACCGCTACGCAAAAAATGCCAGTGTGTCCTTGGCCGCGGTGACAGGAGCGTAGGAGCGTGGTTTCAACGCCTAGCGCTCTCTGCGGCGGAGTGGGCCGGAGGCGGGGGTGACACAGTGCGAGCGCAACACGTCAAAACACTGGTTACCGACGCGAAGCCAATTAGTCTAGATCAGGGTGTGACTGGTCTGGTGAGAGAATGTATCCCAGCAACTGAAGCTTTCCTGAAATCCAGAGGAAGTTTTTAGGAAACAGTTTTTCTACAGCATGCATATTTTAGGGAAATGGCCATTTCTGCTATATTACTGGGGAAAAATAGAAAGCTTCACAAATATCATTAGGATAAACTATAATAAATTATGCATTGTAAGCATTCCCATTGCAGGAAAGGAAAAGCTTCTGAGCAATGTTGGCCATTTCaagtccagaagctacaaatccagaccgaggttttgtttctaccaaccactTGAGTACTCTGAGACTGTGACCctttatgctcagctggttggcagaaactaaatcttggtctggatttgtagctccTGGGCCTGAAATATCCAAATGACTCTGAGACAGAAGCACAGAATTGTGGTAATGTTGGAAAATGAGGGTGAGTGAGTTTAAGAGGATAAGACAGAGCACCATCCATTTTGGGGACTTCTTGAGGGCAAAGACAATGGCCTTACAGTAATAATTAAGTCATCAAATCCTTGTAAGTCACTCTGTAATGAACATACCACGAGTGACGGACTGCAGTGTGAATAATTATACAAGATCGAAAGACTTTGCCTCTTTCCATGCTGAATTTGTTTCTTGCACCTTGAACTTGAGGCCAGTAATATGCTTTGCAAAGCATGGATGTGTTTATTTGTGCAGTTAATTATTTTCTGATATGGATGCTGGTTTTTTTGCATTCATTAATATATGTAAATTACCGCACATTGTTTTTTGAACTTAAACACTAATACACATCAGCTGATATCTTAGCCCTTCCAGTTCAAAATAAGTCCAACAGAAGAGTAAGAAATCAAGAGCATACCGTGGTGTGATTTAATCTCACTGCGTTTTGCTCTCATTTAGTTTGTAGACTAAACGGTTTCAGATCCATTCAGTTCTGAAGTGACTTCCCCCTGCTCAGAAACTCTATGAATCATACTGACGCAGGGCTCTTAAGTGTCACGCACTGATCATGAGACACACGTATTTCAGCCAGTTACGACGCTCACACGCCACACCTCGTGTTTCTCAGGCTGAGAAGTAAAGGGGTAACGTCCACTAAGGTGTCCCGTTATATAGAATTAATGGACGATGCACAGGTGTATGGAGCGGAGTTTTCCACCGAGTTCGTACAGGTAACTGTCCCGAGTTATACCACCTACCGGGCAATCaaaaaatagcatttgttgtttccgggtaaattccaaaataagttAAATGTGATCCCACTGCAAGTACGTTATTACGTGGATGCACACACAGGTGGAGTGCAGAAAAGGTGGAAGTTAGCAAGATCCGACGACTGCGGTAGGCAGGGCTCACACATTTCGCCCCAATGTAATCTCACCCCAAACTTTTGATGAAACTTGAGAGGCTTGCTGACCTGATACTAACAATGTATCAGATTGCTATTACATAAAGTCGTGTGGGACAAACTTTCATTACAGACATAGAATTTCAACGAGACTCAGTGTGTTGTGGCAAAAATCGCAATTCCAAAGAAACCCGATCTATCATGACTGGCTTATTTGGCTGATTTGGTCTGAAGTAACATCAGttagatattaaaataattcctCCATGACATGACAGAACAACAGTGGCTAGAGAAGGCGCTGCTGTCTGTTAGAGGGCTCTGGAGGTGTTCCGTAAGGACCCTGGAGTACCCCATCCCTGCCAATAGTCTGTGCAGCAGTGGAAACTAAAGCCCAATTTCAGGACTGTATCAGGAAGTGGTCTCTGAAGCCGCAACATTATTTATAGGGATACTGATTATAGCGATACTCATTTTGAGGAAGCATTTTTTTCAGAACAAACTTATGTGTGGACTAAGTTAGATGCCGGTGACACATTGGGACACATTGATGAGCCCTAACTATGGTCATGGCCTCCCAGGCACTGCTGCTTTCCGATCCGACTCTTTCTGGCCTTGACTTCTTCTTTCGGCCAATTAGCTGGCCAACACGAAACCTTCCTCCGCccatgttttcagttccttaAGGGTGAACCCGCACCAGGTGATCCGTACCATGCCCGAGCACATCTGACCCCCAAAGTCTAGTTCATTTGACCAGCGCGATCGCTCCGTACCGGGCCCGGACACGGTTCAGTTGGACTCGGTATGCATATATTGTGATCGCTAATTGAGCCCGAGCACagaacacagacatgacatcaATGATGGGACTGGCTTTCGCTCGTGCATATTTACAACATAATGACCTGGAAGGAATGAATTGGGGTGGCTGTAAAATCAGGTGGCGGCACACATTTAACAAACATTGTGGCAAAGGGATCACTTTGGCCCGCGGCaaaggtgcagtgtttgctgtaAATTTGGGCTGATGACAGTATccaggaacagctggatgcaacACACAAAAACTCCAGGATATCTGGTGAAATACGGTACACTCTTTATACATGCAGCACAGTCACTGCGCTGCATACTCAGTAAATCTATAAGATGACCATAAGAGGACCGTGCATAGATGCGCAGAAAATGActccaaataaaccacaaaataGGACATCGGCCATGAACTACACTGTGCTGTGTGATGATGTTTCTCCTCTTATATTTTCTTCAACACAGAAAGTCGCACGGTGGTTACAGTATCATGCtccagtgatgatgaaagcTGGTACCAGGCAACCGAGTCCAGTGTGAGTGCAGCCTAAAATGCCACTGTCTGTAGTGCCCCCCCGGCGTCTCTGGGAGGCAGGGGCCCTTTGCCGTCTCTCCTGGGCTTCACACCCTTTCAATCTGCCTTTTTTTAGACGGAAAGTCACACAGCACCTCAGAAGAAAGCTGGGGCAGATAACAGGACCAGTACATCTCCCGAGCCGGCAACTGGAAAACCACAGGTGTCTGACGGGTCTGTAGGCAGCAGCCGGCTGAGACGTCGTaactgactccccccccccacccccccggcagTGGAGCGACGCCAATTACAATCAGcttccccagcccccccagttGCTGGGTAATATCAGTCAAGCTCATACACCATTTCAAAACATGGACAGACTGtgattaaaaaatgtatatatatatatacacacacacacatttacatataaatatacagacatacatacacgtatgtgtgtgtgtgtgtgtgtgtgtgtgtgtgtgtgtgtgtgtattaggcCGTTGTACCTGTTTCTAGAAGGTcatcggttcaaatcccgtcGTCAGCAAGAATACTCATATCACGGTCAGACCCCGAAAAAACCTCTGGAGGCACCAGATtcatggctgaccctgcactgcgACCCCAAGCTACATTCCCACCTGTATTTACGTGTGTTTCAGGAGATCAGCATGTGATATGCAGATACTTAATGGTAGCCTGTACCATGACAATAAAGGCACCCTATTCCATCTCAGACGAGAGAAAAAGCCAAGCCTACAGCAAGTTTGGGCTGAGTCATCTAACCAATCACATGTCACAGAGGTGATTTGGCAGGAGTAAAGGCGTAAGGATTAAGGCGGAGCCTAATGCCATATGGTTTAGGAGAAGAAGCAGCTGTTGCTCCTCAGTATCTAGGCTTTTGGTTTTTCAAGCCATTTAATGTATgaatcatccccccccccaaggagtTCTAGAACCCTTCTGCACACTTCCTTAGTCACAAGGTTCATTTTACTGGTGAGACTGGGCCCATATCACACTTTATTTATACATATTGATTTATATCAGTGTCCAGCTTTATGTGATATCATGTCACACCCCTTTGCCTGGATCTCGGACACCTGCGGTCACGAGTATGACAGGAAGGCTTTGAGTCAGCTGGGGGCTCAACTTAAAATATTCTTTCATGGATTTTTGGCTCATAATGGCCTTTTTAAACTGAGGGGGCTCAGGATTTATGCCACTGAGTGTT includes these proteins:
- the LOC111847896 gene encoding SH2B adapter protein 2-like isoform X3, coding for MLSQARRALGDRSGPPTPRRNGAVMNGDARPSSPDLSSCPLPDWKEFCELHARASASDFADKFRRFVGENPSYDSPGADTTFSQHFAQHFLECFSAELSRPRTPGSPGGPRYSIVPFAGLQSCPLPYGQDFYLRRDAGASSESLDSMDSGPGSRSPRSQPLAHKVSALGQSRSSEDVSAGHPKARFKKGFSLRNMSLCVVDGVKEIWHRRSSPEPDGGRRANGDATGDKWSQRLRFSKASQGHKAEQLEIQREGALRYMVADDTNCMGSSQWQKCRLLLRKTGPRTEGERFLLEFYVPPKVENGEEYILETIDSLQKHSWVADIQDCIDPGDSGDDIELASCPHGQPHRDFSMVSSCSCELLSEGVHRTPERPCAAAAEHHSAPSARCRETPFVEHPSHIPLDRFLQTVEGAGSVSGALVEGAQEPEADGNLNRYPWFHGTLSRVRAAQLVLAGGARSHGLFVIRQSETRPGEYVLTFNFQGKAKHLRLSVNDNGQCHVHHLWFQTLLDMLRHFHTHPIPLESGGSADITLRCYVQAQRSPADPAAPRIPAPPRDPGCQSDPHHSPHYFPGAPQPAPPPTDAPPSSSSTSSSPTALPPFSRTEPGGGGGGGGGSGLRSRSNSSERLLEPPSGSAEDYHESDTTRRARAVENQYSFY
- the LOC111847896 gene encoding SH2B adapter protein 2-like isoform X1 — encoded protein: MLSQARRALGDRSGPPTPRRNGAVMNGDARPSSPDLSSCPLPDWKEFCELHARASASDFADKFRRFVGENPSYDSPGADTTFSQHFAQHFLECFSAELSRPRTPGSPGGPRYSIVPFAGLQSCPLPYGQDFYLRRDAGASSESLDSMDSGPGSRSPRSQPLAHKVSALGQSRSSEDVSAGHPKARFKKGFSLRNMSLCVVDGVKEIWHRRSSPEPDGGRRANGDATGDKWSQRLRFSKASQGHKAEQLEIQREGALRYMVADDTNCMGSSQWQKCRLLLRKTGPRTEGERFLLEFYVPPKSSKPKVSVPLSAIVEVRTTMPLEMPEKDNTFVLKVENGEEYILETIDSLQKHSWVADIQDCIDPGDSGDDIELASCPHGQPHRDFSMVSSCSCELLSEGVHRTPERPCAAAAEHHSAPSARCRETPFVEHPSHIPLDRFLQTVEGAGSVSGALVEGAQEPEADGNLNRYPWFHGTLSRVRAAQLVLAGGARSHGLFVIRQSETRPGEYVLTFNFQGKAKHLRLSVNDNGQCHVHHLWFQTLLDMLRHFHTHPIPLESGGSADITLRCYVQAQRSPADPAAPRIPAPPRDPGCQSDPHHSPHYFPGAPQPAPPPTDAPPSSSSTSSSPTALPPFSRTEPGGGGGGGGGSGLRSRSNSSERLLEPPSGSAEDYHESDTTRRARAVENQYSFY
- the LOC111847896 gene encoding SH2B adapter protein 2-like isoform X2 produces the protein MNGDARPSSPDLSSCPLPDWKEFCELHARASASDFADKFRRFVGENPSYDSPGADTTFSQHFAQHFLECFSAELSRPRTPGSPGGPRYSIVPFAGLQSCPLPYGQDFYLRRDAGASSESLDSMDSGPGSRSPRSQPLAHKVSALGQSRSSEDVSAGHPKARFKKGFSLRNMSLCVVDGVKEIWHRRSSPEPDGGRRANGDATGDKWSQRLRFSKASQGHKAEQLEIQREGALRYMVADDTNCMGSSQWQKCRLLLRKTGPRTEGERFLLEFYVPPKSSKPKVSVPLSAIVEVRTTMPLEMPEKDNTFVLKVENGEEYILETIDSLQKHSWVADIQDCIDPGDSGDDIELASCPHGQPHRDFSMVSSCSCELLSEGVHRTPERPCAAAAEHHSAPSARCRETPFVEHPSHIPLDRFLQTVEGAGSVSGALVEGAQEPEADGNLNRYPWFHGTLSRVRAAQLVLAGGARSHGLFVIRQSETRPGEYVLTFNFQGKAKHLRLSVNDNGQCHVHHLWFQTLLDMLRHFHTHPIPLESGGSADITLRCYVQAQRSPADPAAPRIPAPPRDPGCQSDPHHSPHYFPGAPQPAPPPTDAPPSSSSTSSSPTALPPFSRTEPGGGGGGGGGSGLRSRSNSSERLLEPPSGSAEDYHESDTTRRARAVENQYSFY